A single window of Hyla sarda isolate aHylSar1 chromosome 2, aHylSar1.hap1, whole genome shotgun sequence DNA harbors:
- the LYRM9 gene encoding LYR motif-containing protein 9, which produces MVPLPGAELIHKPLQLYRYLLRCCKQLPNENLQHHYKHAVQQSFRVHADEDDPERIQQIIKRAIEDAEWVMNKYKKQS; this is translated from the exons ATGGTTCCTTTACCTGGGGCAGAATTGATACATAAGCCTTTACAGCTGTATCGGTATCTTCTTCGTTGTTGCAAGCAACTTCCAAATGAGAATCTTCAGCATCATTATAAGCACGCAGTACAGCAG AGCTTCCGGGTTCATGCTGATGAGGATGACCCGGAGAGGATACAGCAGATTATTAAGAGAGCCATAGAAGATGCTGAGTGGGTGATGAATAAG taTAAAAAACAAAGCTAA